One segment of Ahaetulla prasina isolate Xishuangbanna chromosome 9, ASM2864084v1, whole genome shotgun sequence DNA contains the following:
- the TAGLN gene encoding transgelin isoform X2, which translates to MANKGPSFGLSRDVQAKIEKKYDDELEERLVEWVVAQCGNEVGRPERGRLGFQVWLKNGIILGKLINSLYPSGSKPVKIPDPPPSMVFKQMEQISHFLKAAEDYGVVKTDMFQTVDLFEAKDMAAVQRTLMALGNLAVTKNDGHYQGDPSWFMKKSQENKRDFSESQLKEGKNVIGLQMGSNKGASQAGMTGYGRPRQIIS; encoded by the exons ATGGCAAACAAGGGGCCTTCCTTCGGGCTGAGCAGAGACGTCCAGGCCAAGATTGAGAAGAAATACGACGATGAGCTGGAGGAGCGCCTGGTCGAGTGGGTGGTGGCCCAGTGTGGGAACGAGGTGGGGCGCCCCGAGCGAGGGAGGCTGGGCTTCCAAGTCTGGCTGAAGAACGGCATT ATCCTTGGGAAGCTCATCAACAGCCTTTATCCCAGCGGCTCCAAGCCTGTGAAGATCCCGGATCCGCCCCCCAGCATGGTCTTCAAGCAGATGGAGCAGATCTCCCACTTTCTGAAGGCAGCAGAGGATTACGGGGTGGTGAAGACAGACATGTTCCAGACAGTTGATCTCTTTGAAG CCAAGGACATGGCAGCCGTCCAGCGGACTCTCATGGCCTTGGGCAACCTGGCTGTGACCAAGAATGATGGGCATTACCAGGGGGACCCCTCATGGTTCATGAA GAAGTCCCAGGAGAACAAGCGGGACTTCTCCGAGAGCCAACTGAAGGAGGGCAAGAATGTGATCGGCTTACAGATGGGCTCCAACAAAGGGGCGTCGCAGGCAGGCATGACGGGCTACGGCCGACCCCGGCAGATCATCAGCTAA
- the TAGLN gene encoding transgelin isoform X1, protein MEGSRILGRICLLFVADRLGEEQPSCLSLLTYCLPQTHPADMANKGPSFGLSRDVQAKIEKKYDDELEERLVEWVVAQCGNEVGRPERGRLGFQVWLKNGIILGKLINSLYPSGSKPVKIPDPPPSMVFKQMEQISHFLKAAEDYGVVKTDMFQTVDLFEAKDMAAVQRTLMALGNLAVTKNDGHYQGDPSWFMKKSQENKRDFSESQLKEGKNVIGLQMGSNKGASQAGMTGYGRPRQIIS, encoded by the exons ATGGAAGGCAGCAGGATCTTGGGACGGATCTGCCTCCTGTTTGTTGCTGACAGATTAGGAGAAG AGCAGCCCAGCTGCCTTAGTCTCCTCACCTACTGCCTCCCCCAGACCCATCCTGCGGACATGGCAAACAAGGGGCCTTCCTTCGGGCTGAGCAGAGACGTCCAGGCCAAGATTGAGAAGAAATACGACGATGAGCTGGAGGAGCGCCTGGTCGAGTGGGTGGTGGCCCAGTGTGGGAACGAGGTGGGGCGCCCCGAGCGAGGGAGGCTGGGCTTCCAAGTCTGGCTGAAGAACGGCATT ATCCTTGGGAAGCTCATCAACAGCCTTTATCCCAGCGGCTCCAAGCCTGTGAAGATCCCGGATCCGCCCCCCAGCATGGTCTTCAAGCAGATGGAGCAGATCTCCCACTTTCTGAAGGCAGCAGAGGATTACGGGGTGGTGAAGACAGACATGTTCCAGACAGTTGATCTCTTTGAAG CCAAGGACATGGCAGCCGTCCAGCGGACTCTCATGGCCTTGGGCAACCTGGCTGTGACCAAGAATGATGGGCATTACCAGGGGGACCCCTCATGGTTCATGAA GAAGTCCCAGGAGAACAAGCGGGACTTCTCCGAGAGCCAACTGAAGGAGGGCAAGAATGTGATCGGCTTACAGATGGGCTCCAACAAAGGGGCGTCGCAGGCAGGCATGACGGGCTACGGCCGACCCCGGCAGATCATCAGCTAA